The sequence below is a genomic window from Theobroma cacao cultivar B97-61/B2 chromosome 6, Criollo_cocoa_genome_V2, whole genome shotgun sequence.
tttttatcacgCGTGATATACGTTTTATTTACCTGTAAATTTAACCTTTATTtgtaaaaaaccaaaatattttgatctttaattattacaattgaaacatttgatatttaatgtaaaaaatgGCTATAAATCTAATCTCAATTTAAGcattttatcaaaaaagaataaatcGTGGGAGGCGTGCTTACCAAAAGAGCATTTCTCTTGCGGAGTTTTCCTCTCcaactttcctttttttttttttatcacctCTTGCTTTATTGGTTTTAGCTTACATGATAAGGATGTCAGGGCAAGGAAGATGCGGATTGCGATAAGACAAATTAGACCCGAAACAAAGACAAAGATGCTGACTCTACCACTTGGTCCTTTTGATGATAGTCGGTTTTGTTCCCTATTCCTCATTTAATGATGATCACTCCTATTGTTTTGACGTTTTCTCCATGCTACTACTTTATTTCCCATCTTTTTCCGcccatttatttgtatatatatacactccTTAATCGTTAAGGTAAAAAACAGAGTTTGCAATTGACTCATGAATTGGATGAGTTATAATTTTGCTCTAATCATTCATGAAATTCACTTTTAAAAGAAACGATTAGCCACATAAGAAAAtacccttttttattttcttttcatctcacacacaaaagaaatgaaaggatGATCTGCTTTTGTGGGGGTGAGAAAGCGAAAGATAAGTCGGGCAAGAAAGGCATAAAGAGAACTCCCACTACCACCCACCAGATTCCTGTAATCTTTGCTGGTTGATGCCCTCTTTCCATTGAGATGAAACTTTAAGGATAGCAGCGTTTAAGAAGAGAATGATCACTGTTGAAGATAAGCAGCATCATTCTCCTCAACCCAAGCCTTTAGCCACTTTTAATGCATCAAATTTTTGATCCTAAACTATTGTTCAGCCTAATTCTAATTAAGCCATCGGGCGTCAATCAGTTATCTAATCATctaaacaaatatttttttgcttATTCCAACATTAAGGTGTCAGATATTCTGTGTTTGCTTTGGTTACAGGATAATGGAAAAAGATACAAGTACACTATTGTCTAAACTAGTCACTTACATTTAAGGAATGAGCTGATACATGGAGACTTATCTTAATTCATACGGGTCCTAGATGTTATAGGCCttttaattgagaaaaaagatTGAATGGAAGCTGTCAGTTTAATAGAAAGATTAGCTTCTTTTCTGCCCCAAAGAAATAGGATGACAAATTTTCTACCTCACCGGATTATGTAGAAAAGGAGCACTGCAGAAACCATCAAAGTTTCAAAATCCCCAGATATTGGCCTCCTCAAAATTCCAAAGCAGATTAACTGCTTTCATTTGCCTGAATTCTAAAAGTACCCACTACTTATCAGCAAAGTTTTGAGGCATAGATGGACCCATACCAACCTTTCCAACCTCGGCACATGCATGGTTACATGCATGTACTCTTTGTGTGGGTATGAGAGCGTTCTATAAAGAACAAAGATGTTCTAAAGATAGGTTGACACTCACAGCTGGCAAAGCTACTTCGGAACAAAGCGGTGGCAAAGCTACAAACATTTCAACTCATAAaggtaaattttaaaaagattgtGTTTCTTTAACACTATAGGACACCATACCAACCAACTTCCCTTGAACATAAACTCATTAAGGCAACACAATCTCTAtctttggttttatttttcagtaatataaacaaaaaaaattcttatgtTCTACTGGACCTGGTGAAACCAGAATCCGTCCAAAAAGATGGCCCCAgtgttgaaaagaatgaaaaagaagaatgatTCCCTAGTTGAGAGGCTGACCAGGGAATTCTTTAATAGAACAgaattggaattaaaaaattatacttaaCTTATTTGTTAAGCTCCTGTCCAAATCAAGCTGGTTTTGCCAACTTTTCCCCCTCTGTATTAGCAtgtttaaatttgaaaataccACTAAGTCCCTGTCGCTTAGCAAGTTGTTCTAGTTCTTCAAGTTTATTCCTAAGAAGTTCCACTTCTTTTGCTAAGTCCTCATCTTTTTGCTTCATTGCCTGAAATAAGAGCGAAGAATTGTGCTTGTGAATAAGGAGGCATTAGAAATCAATAATTCCCTGAGGAGCAGGAGATGCAAGGCAGACTGGATTAACCCTTACTTTGCCATCACCACAAAAAGCAATCACAACAtttggaaattggaattacaTGTCAAGTGAAAACACAATTCCATGCAGTAGATAAAGGAAGCACCACCTAGTAAATGAAACTAGCTTTTCAATGTAAATGCAATGAAGGAGGACTGGTTTTGGAAAAAGTAAAGGGAAGAATGAGAATTGATTTTGTTGCAAGAACTAAATAAACTATTAAGTCTAAAGAATTCCTGCCCATGATGACCAAAATATCCTCATTTTGTCCAGTCAAATTTCATTCACATTTATCTAGCAGGGGGGCTATCTCTGCACTTCTCCAGAAAGAGACTTGTAAATCTATCAGGTCATACACAGAGCATATACAAAGACAAAGTAAAAAACACCTTTTAGCCAAAATAAAGATAGCAAGAAAACCTATGACTGTAGGCAGCTCTCTCCCTAGCACAATTTCATACCATTGAGCCAGAAAAGTAGCTACGGGCTCCTGATTTTTACTTTCACCAAAACAATGACAGCTACCATTCAAACATAGCAAGATTCataatggttaaaaaaaaatcactcaATCACTCTGCTTCTTTCATAAATAAATCTTCACGCACAAATAAGTCATTGAAGTAAGCTCCAAGTTAGTTCCATGAGAGTTCAAGCATCATAAAATAATCACCTTGAGAAAGAATCAACAACAAAACAAAGGAGATTGTTCAATGAATACCTGCATTTCTTGCCTGCGTACTCCCTCCTTTTTGGCTTCTGATCTAGAACTTCTTTGAACCTCCAAGATCAAGAGAGCTCCTGCAACCTACATACAGACTTAGACATGTACAAAATCAGAAACCTTCATGTATAGTATATATTTCATGGAGAGCATGTATGGTAAGTTTGGCATTTCATGCAAGTACATAGATGTCACCACTTCTTACACGCATTGAGTGCAAGAGTAATGAAGTTAGCTATCACCTCAAACCTACCAAAAGGGGCagaaatgaataatgataaCCAAGATTCACTAGTTGCTAAACCTCATGCTAGCATACATATTCTACTCGAGGGAACCAGTGATATATCTAGAATCTAGGTAGATTTCCAATTCACTAATGATGCTTATAATTTGAGTGCAATGTGACTCATGTGATTGATTATTGCATTCCAAAAAGGCAGCTCCTAAGAAGAAGTGAGATATCTACCAGGCCGAGCATATGAATAGTTCAAGGCATTGGTTGGTAGTATTATTTGCagaacacattttgttcaGGTAGATACACAGAAGTATCAACATACATGCAAACATAAATATGTACCggtttaaaacaattttagcACTGTTTCCAGCTTGattgtccttttcttttcttttctcattcatGTTCTTTCATGAAAGAAGAGTACAAAATGCTTTTCTAATGCATCATCAATCTAGTAATTTATaacaagcaaaaaagaaagtatttTTTAAGACTTCTAGAAACAGTAACAAAAAGAATAGCTCGGGAACAAAAAATACCGTGAAGACAAACAGTTCCCCGATAAGATCTACAGCAGCCTGAACAGCTTTCTCCTCATCCAAGGGGCGTATCTCAACATCAGTTGCATGACTATAAATGTTTCTTTGCATTCTTGTCGAAATTCGATGATTTGCCTGGTTCCATTAATTGGCATTAGGATTACTCCATTGAAATCCATTAATTTACGCGGAAACTATACAACACTATCATACTATGATCTTGATCAACAAGTTGTGAAATATTAGCTCAAAGAAGAAACATAGCTTCATGGTATAAGTTAAAAACAAGTAGAACATTGAAGGAAAAAATAGTTCATTGAAAGAGTATCAGAAAAGGAACAAAGGAGCATGAGACAGATTAAATCATCTGAATCAAATCTATCAACATAATAGAAATGCATATTTGAGCACTGTTGGCACCAAGAAGTTAGAAATGCAACACTATAGATAGTGATTCAAGTTGCTAAAAAAAGTATCGTGACACATCATTGATTCTGGTCTTTAACCAAACGAATCATTGATGTAGATGACACCTCTGGctaaatgttaaaaatcaagttttcaaTTGGACAGAGAAACTTAAAAAAAGATACATTAAGACCAAGAATGCTACTCATACTTATCATCCCCTTCTTTAGGCATGTTAATTGcaattccttttctttatatttgtgCAAACCAGAATATTCAAAATCTAAGGCTGCAAAAATCTGTCGATTTTTTGAATAAGCAGACTTTGCATGAATGTTATGCTATTACTTCTAGTGCAAAAATCAATGTAAATGTTGTATCGTCATGTATTCTAAGATTTCACTTTCACATTCCACACTCCAGAAATCTATCTCAACGTTGTACCACGTTAGGCAGAGCAAACAAGAAAGCCTGGTCTTAAAATGTTGTCGGAAATTAGAAACAGCAAGCCCCTTTTTAGCAAACAAAATTAAGGggttgaaataaaaaaggaaacttTAGCCTCTCATATCAAATTGTGAAGAAAATGGCAAAGAGTGTGTAATATTGTACCTGAGCAATGCTGACGATGAACTGGCGGAACCTGGGGTGGTACCCAGCCTGTCGCTTGAGCCTATTAGCGACCGGTTTACTCAGAGTTTTTAAGGCCAAAGTTCCTAGTTTTAACAGTGGCAGTATCATGGTTACGATccgattttcctttttcttttttgtttttcgaTTCTCTATGAGCTAATAATTAGATAAAGGGAGGGAAAAACTTATAAGCAAGAATGAGAAAAAGGGCGATGGCCGCTGGGTTTGACTTCGTCAGGGCTTAAGTTTCTTGATGAGGAAGATAAttaaagttttttcttttgtttcattCGATCGCTGTGGAAGAAAGAAGGTCAAAGGAACGGGAAGCCATTACTGAAATGGgttgtcatttttttaaaataaaaaaaataaaaaatttggctACTCCCACGGAACTGGACGGGTCTAATAGCTGAAAAGTACAGTTCTAAAGGCGAGAACTTTCGCGGTGATTGGCTGCACTGTTGGGTTATTCTGATTTCCTATTCCTGCAGCGGATTGGGTGTCGGAACTCTCAGCCAAGTCTCTCTTCGTCATTGGTTAACTTACGTATCGTTAAGCATAAGATTCTAGTAAGATAATGTGAAGCTATTAGTTCATTATGAGGTCATATATGATTCTAATATGGTAATACCTGATCGTGAGTGACGATCTCTTTTGCAATAGTAAGACttacaaaactccaaatcCTGAATGAATTATTCCCTGTAGGTTCTGGTACTTCGGAGAGTCATGGCAAATGCAACCACAACAATTCAACAAGTAAACTTTCTCAAGTATTGCAAAACCATGCTTCAATTATACCATTCCGCACGAGAAACTTTAAGGATAGTTCTTTAATGAATACACCAACGTACTTACAGCTGATTCCACAAAGGGCAACAAtttgaataacaaaatattgCGCCCTAACGAATTGTGAGCTCATTGTGAACAGATGCTAAAAAAAGAACTCGATGCATACCATGTATTGCAAGCCTTTAGTATCTTGACAACAACAATTACAGAAGAAAGACCACATTGCAAAGAAGTAAACAGTAAGAATAATATACGGCTGTCTTGAGTAATAGTCCTAATCAAGTTCGACAATTTTGAAAACCAAGAGAagagaatttttcttttttcttttgttcagcATTTCAGATCATCTTTTATTCAACACTGGCGATCACACCAACCAATTCCTCTGTATTCCAAATATTTAGGTCCCTCCTCTTGTGTATGAACATCATAAGACTAGGCCTACTCTCCATTCTAGGTGAAGAACACCAGAATGAATAGAATAATGAACAAAACTAGcaaaaataatatcatcataatctgTCCCTTAGCACTGGCCTTCTTCATAACCATAGCCACTTTTTTCTGCAAGgaaaaatgaggaaattttcatcaaacaaATAATTCAAGACAAGTTATATAATTAATGGGCAGCAAATTCAGCTCAAGCTGGCATATAAGCAGAAAAGcccaaatatttaattttcagaTCATGGTTGGGATTGTTATATATCTGCAAACCAACATTGAGAGAATCACCTGAACAAAATCCAGCCGGTTTGTCGTGCTGTCCATTTCAGTACCCAACTCATCTACTATCTTCTCCTGAAGCACCAAAAGATTCCGATATTAGCACATCAAACAGTCAACATTGATCCTAAACTGAAATTGAATGAAACATATTGACTACAGTAGCAATTGATTCACGAATATGTAAAGATAGAAATATGTGTGATTTAAGCTTCACGATCAGGTCAACCAGAGAGATTATAATAGGTGCATTATAGGGAAGACCACCAGTAAGTGCTCACCTGCGCAAGAAGTTCTTCATGTATAGTAAGCCCAACACCTCCTATTCTCTCAACACTTGCACTGAGCTCATCCAATTCCTCATCTTGCTGCCTACAATCGCCAATTGATAAATAATCAAACACTAGTAAAATTGGACAAAAAAGCATGTTGATGAAACAGAAGCATGGAAGAGTAATAATAGAAACAGGCAGGAGAAGTCAAAGAAAAGTAGAAAACTGTACTTGATAAGAAGCATTTGTCTATCTGATTCTGATGCTATAAAGTCATCATTATCTTCCGCACTATACTGGTTGGATCTATCTGGCTGATGAGAATTTGGCAGTCTTATTAATTCTCGGCGCATAGCAATTGCAGTATTACCATTCTCTTTTCCAGCAACTACAGCTTTCTTTATATTGCCCACCTGGTCAAGTAAAATAATCCTTAAAGGGGATACCTAActgaaaaaagaataagactAAGATCTACCGCGTGTTATGCTATCCAAATTTTGCATGGATCAGAAATTCCATCATTTTAATAACAGGACAATGCCTGCAGTGCAAATTAGCATTACTAAGGATATCTACACTCCTTAGTAAAATTTAACAGCCAAAAAGATGATACCTGAGTACGGGCAGTGCTGGTCCATCTCCTCCGCTTTTCAAGTTCCACTTCATCAATGCCGTACCAAGAAGGATCTCTAGCTGCCACAGAAATTGTTTTGTCCAATTCATCTACCTTCCTATCAAGAAAGGAGCCTTTTCAGCAGTtgcaaattgaattaaattgttCAATTAACACAAAATGATAATGCAAAACACATCTCCCAACATAGAATTGTCCATTACAAGGATCGAATCCAGGTAAAGAAGGAAAACTTAATTTGAGTACCTGCCATTCAATGCTCTCACAATTAGCAAGCAGCTCTTTTGTGAGATGTACTTGCTCCCCAGTGTCAGGAGGAATCCTTTCCCATTGATGAAAACTTAATTGCAATTTATCGATCTAAACCAACAATCAAAACACCCAAAATGTCATCTAATTGAAAAtcccaaaaacaaagaagacaAAAATGACAACTACCAAGGAGATCAAGCAATCAGTTTTTCCCTAACAGggttgcaaaaagaaaaagaaacgaCCCAGCTTACAGAATCTTGAATCTCTTCTTTGACGATGTAAAATGGATCTTGAGCTTTAGACATCTTATAAGAAATGGAAGTAACTTATCCTGTAAACATTCAAAGAACAGTTTTTCAGCCATAATtcaggtaaaaaaaaaaaagcatacaTTTTTACATAGTTTCTTACCTTGGTCACCGATCTGAAAAAAACCCAGTAAGGAAGATCGGTGTTTCCACTGTCTGGAAGGGTGTAATAACGACGAAAGAGGTAGAATTGAAGGgacaaccaaaaaaaaaatggtagaTTTCAATTCTCTGTAATCCCTAAAACAGAGGAGAGGAGAGGATTCATGATTTTGGACTCTGAGCTTTTGTCGGCTTTTCCTCTTGGGGCTGTGTGGTTTGACAATTGCGGGCCATCTTCTCTTTTGGGTCTTTTGAGGCTTACGGCCTATTGTCTTGTAGAGGTCATTTCCTTTTGTTGGTTTCTGATTTCTGCCTCCTTTCCCTTGGGCccaaatgacttaaaatggtttaCGATTACAGTTTCGGCTTCAAACTTGAAAAGGGTATCGAGACAACGATAAATATGCATAGCTGTAAAGAGTTATGAGGCAACGAGATTGATATATGCACATACGAAAAGTCAAAGAGACTAGATATGCCCTTATCTAGACATGCAGCTAACGTTTGCAGAATGGGGTCATGAATTAAAAGCTGTCAGCTGGAAGAATTATGTGATTCATGGCAAAGAGCCTAGGAGTCTTGTTATCCCCAGTCTAATTTTTCCAACTGATTCTATCGTTGCAGAATGTGCAATATAGTCCTTGAAGAGTGAGCAAAACCGTGAAGGGGGAGATTTTGACTACTAGATTTGCTAATAGCTGTGCTACCAATTGGACTGTGGTGAACTGCATTATACgctataaatttttgaaaaagagtTTGTGCTAATTTCCTTGGTTTTTTATAGCTCCATTCATATAGCAAGAGATAAAATACTAAATGTCTATGCTGATCcatctaaaaaaaaatgaaaatacacCTAATAAACAAGTGTGCAGTAGTTTaatctatttaaaaacaaGTGGGTAGGAGTTTCCCGAATGAACCacttttttactttctctGTTTCTTTCATTAGGCTCTCGCCCCATAGCAATTATTTAAAGTTGTTTAATCTCTTGTCGTGACTTCTTGCTTTCCTCTTCTCCTTTTCAACTAGTTGTGGAAGTCGGAAAACTTTTGCATCATATCATATAACCCACAAAACAGGGCTTGATCTTTCTGAGAAGCAAActgaattttttcttttttgagtcATGGATCAGGAAGCAAGTGAATCTTTCCGAGCTCAAGCTCATTTGTATAAACATATATTCAACTACATAGGTTCAATGTCACTCAAGTGTGCTGTTCAGCTTGGAATACCAGACATAATCCACAACCATGGCGGACCTATCACTCTTTCCGAATTGGTCGCGGCTCTTCACATTGATCCAGCCAAAGATAGTTGCATTTACCGGATCATGCGCTTGCTGGTGCACTCTGGCTTCTTTGCCACAACAAAAGTTGATAGAGATCAAGAAGAGGAAGCATATGTTCTCACACCTTTTTCTAAGATACTTCTCAAAGACAAGATCAATTGCTTGTCACCCTTCGTTGTGTCAATGCTTGGTCCTCCTATGATGACTCCATGGCAATTCTTAGGAGACTGGATACAAGGAACCAAGCAGAGGCCATTTGAGAGTGCAAATGGGAAAGCATTTTGGGACTATATGGACCAGGACCCAGAATTCAAGAATCTTTTCCATGATGCAATGGAAAGTGATTCTCAAATGATGAATTTGGTCGTTAAGGACTGCAAGCCAGTTTTTGAGGGCCTGAGTTCATTGATTGATGTAGGGGGTGGAACGGGGACAGTAGCTAGGGTTATATCAGAAGCATATCCCCAATTGAAATGCACAGTGTTTGA
It includes:
- the LOC18596769 gene encoding OPA3-like protein; amino-acid sequence: MILPLLKLGTLALKTLSKPVANRLKRQAGYHPRFRQFIVSIAQANHRISTRMQRNIYSHATDVEIRPLDEEKAVQAAVDLIGELFVFTVAGALLILEVQRSSRSEAKKEGVRRQEMQAMKQKDEDLAKEVELLRNKLEELEQLAKRQGLSGIFKFKHANTEGEKLAKPA
- the LOC18596770 gene encoding LOW QUALITY PROTEIN: syntaxin-61 (The sequence of the model RefSeq protein was modified relative to this genomic sequence to represent the inferred CDS: deleted 1 base in 1 codon), translated to MSKAQDPFYIVKEEIQDSIDKLQLSFHQWERIPPTLGSKYISQKSCLLIVRALNGRKVDELDKTISVAARDPSWYGIDEVELEKRRRWTSTARTQVGNIKKAVVAGKENGNTAIAMRRELIRLPNSHQPDRSNQYSAEDNDDFIASESDRQMLLIKQQDEELDELSASVERIGGVGLTIHEELLAQEKIVDELGTEMDSTTNRLDFVQKKVAMVMKKASAKGQIMMILFLLVLFIILFILVFFT
- the LOC18596771 gene encoding trans-resveratrol di-O-methyltransferase gives rise to the protein MDQEASESFRAQAHLYKHIFNYIGSMSLKCAVQLGIPDIIHNHGGPITLSELVAALHIDPAKDSCIYRIMRLLVHSGFFATTKVDRDQEEEAYVLTPFSKILLKDKINCLSPFVVSMLGPPMMTPWQFLGDWIQGTKQRPFESANGKAFWDYMDQDPEFKNLFHDAMESDSQMMNLVVKDCKPVFEGLSSLIDVGGGTGTVARVISEAYPQLKCTVFDLPHVVADLPASGNLNFIGGDLLQYIPPADAILLKLVLHAFGDEDCIKILKRCREAIPTQGAKGKVIIIDIVINVKKDEHELTEAKLFFDMLMMVVVTGRERTEQDWQKLFMAAGFTDYKISPLFGLRSLIEVYP